In a genomic window of Ralstonia insidiosa:
- a CDS encoding LysR family transcriptional regulator: MDRVSDLEFFTQLVKQGSLAALARELGVTPPAITARLAQLEKRLGVRLLNRTTRRLSVTHEGEIYLATGARLLEELQELEQTVSSSRGTPKGLLRVNATFGFGRRHIAQAVVEFARRYPEVEVQLELTDRSVNLADKAFDIGIWFGTVPDSRMVARRIVSNRRLLCASPEYLKRAGVPQVPRDLQSHQCIVLRESDAAYGTWYLTRASKQETIKVRGALSTNDGETGVLWALAGYGILMRSEWDIHEYVRAGRLVPVLADWALPAADIFAVYPERANLSAKVSAFIDFLTDWFGQEAAWVEARHRV, encoded by the coding sequence ATGGATCGCGTATCGGATCTGGAGTTTTTCACCCAGCTGGTCAAGCAGGGCTCGCTGGCCGCGCTGGCGCGCGAGCTTGGCGTGACGCCGCCGGCCATCACCGCGCGTCTGGCGCAACTGGAGAAACGGCTGGGCGTGCGGCTGCTCAACCGCACCACGCGCCGGCTGAGCGTCACCCACGAAGGCGAGATCTACCTGGCCACCGGTGCGCGGCTGCTTGAAGAGCTGCAGGAACTGGAGCAGACCGTCTCCAGCAGCCGGGGCACCCCCAAAGGGCTGCTGCGGGTGAATGCGACGTTCGGGTTCGGGCGCCGGCATATCGCGCAGGCCGTGGTGGAATTTGCGCGGCGCTATCCCGAGGTGGAAGTGCAGCTTGAGTTGACGGACCGGTCCGTCAACCTAGCGGACAAGGCGTTCGACATCGGCATCTGGTTCGGCACGGTGCCGGACTCGCGCATGGTGGCGCGCAGGATCGTCAGCAACCGCCGGCTGCTGTGTGCGTCGCCCGAGTATCTTAAACGCGCGGGCGTGCCGCAGGTGCCGCGCGATCTGCAATCACATCAGTGCATCGTGCTGCGCGAAAGCGACGCCGCCTACGGCACGTGGTACCTCACGCGCGCCAGCAAGCAGGAGACCATCAAGGTGCGCGGCGCGCTCAGCACCAATGACGGCGAAACCGGTGTGCTGTGGGCGCTGGCCGGCTACGGGATCCTGATGCGCTCCGAGTGGGACATCCACGAGTACGTGCGCGCGGGGCGCCTGGTGCCCGTGCTGGCCGACTGGGCATTGCCCGCGGCCGACATCTTTGCGGTGTATCCGGAGCGCGCCAACCTATCGGCCAAGGTGAGCGCATTCATCGACTTTCTGACGGACTGGTTTGGGCAAGAGGCGGCATGGGTGGAGGCCCGACACCGCGTATGA
- a CDS encoding aminotransferase class I/II-fold pyridoxal phosphate-dependent enzyme: MNFAAFKLWREACLRTMPDVVDCAETNLYSTLAPLQPRLDPSETPQRVHRCDLARAWLQRYGFDAGRSRQALVCRGVRHALQLIFRRLSAEGAHLWLPGDVYPVYQTLAESAGIVPQLFPTLPTPSFPTVGGTDGPEFLLIANPLKPLGRFLNDEECAALLAWVNAAPGRRLLIDCVYDLGAPFHPTTMKLLQTERAILLHSATKGWLTPQTFGVALVGEDCAGFETDFREDPPSAMQLQLAHHFLSAAADCPARVVDALQARARSLAERLPQTVRDVRLVAPANSAPGCYLFPVPFSAEQLLNDYGLLAIPASAFGAEGWNGSILTSLSDGFAPQHHAST; this comes from the coding sequence ATGAATTTCGCAGCGTTCAAACTCTGGCGCGAGGCCTGCCTTCGTACGATGCCTGACGTGGTGGATTGCGCCGAAACGAATCTATACAGCACGCTCGCCCCGCTGCAACCGCGTCTTGATCCATCGGAAACACCGCAGCGGGTACACCGTTGCGATCTCGCGCGAGCGTGGCTTCAACGGTATGGCTTTGATGCCGGGCGTTCGCGCCAGGCGCTCGTGTGTCGAGGGGTGCGGCACGCTCTGCAATTGATCTTCAGGCGGCTGTCTGCGGAGGGTGCCCACCTATGGTTGCCGGGTGATGTCTACCCGGTCTACCAGACGTTGGCCGAGTCAGCGGGCATCGTGCCTCAACTGTTTCCGACGCTGCCAACGCCAAGCTTTCCCACAGTTGGGGGGACCGACGGCCCCGAGTTTCTCCTCATCGCGAACCCGCTCAAACCGCTGGGGCGATTCCTGAACGATGAGGAATGCGCGGCCCTGCTGGCGTGGGTCAACGCAGCGCCCGGCCGGCGCCTGCTGATCGACTGCGTCTACGACCTGGGCGCGCCGTTTCATCCCACAACGATGAAACTGCTGCAGACCGAGCGCGCGATTCTGCTGCACTCGGCCACCAAGGGCTGGCTCACACCGCAGACATTCGGCGTGGCGCTGGTGGGTGAAGACTGTGCTGGGTTCGAAACCGATTTCCGCGAAGATCCCCCATCTGCCATGCAACTGCAGCTCGCGCATCACTTCCTGTCTGCAGCGGCAGACTGCCCGGCGCGGGTGGTCGACGCGCTTCAGGCACGTGCACGCAGCCTTGCCGAGCGATTGCCCCAAACAGTTCGCGATGTACGGCTGGTCGCACCAGCCAACAGTGCGCCCGGTTGCTACCTCTTTCCCGTGCCGTTCAGTGCGGAGCAACTCCTGAATGACTACGGCCTGCTGGCCATCCCGGCAAGCGCGTTCGGCGCCGAAGGCTGGAACGGCAGCATCCTGACCAGCCTGTCCGATGGCTTTGCTCCACAACACCATGCATCAACCTGA
- a CDS encoding VOC family protein, with protein MPSKNTICLWFNNDAVDAANFYAETFPDSAVQAIHRAPGDYPAGKQGNVLTVEFTVAGIPCLGLNGGPAFQHNEAFSFQIATDDQAETDRLWNAIVSNGGQESACGWCKDRWGISWQITPRALIAAIGDPDRAAAKRAFDAMMTMGKIDIAAIEAARRG; from the coding sequence ATGCCCAGCAAGAACACGATCTGTCTCTGGTTCAACAACGATGCGGTGGATGCTGCCAACTTCTATGCGGAGACCTTTCCCGACAGCGCAGTGCAGGCTATCCACCGCGCACCGGGCGACTACCCCGCGGGCAAGCAGGGCAATGTGCTGACGGTGGAGTTCACCGTGGCCGGCATTCCCTGCCTGGGGCTGAACGGCGGCCCGGCCTTCCAGCACAACGAGGCCTTCTCCTTTCAGATCGCCACGGACGACCAGGCCGAAACCGACCGCCTGTGGAATGCGATCGTCAGCAACGGCGGCCAGGAAAGCGCCTGCGGCTGGTGCAAAGACCGCTGGGGCATCTCGTGGCAGATCACCCCGCGGGCGCTCATCGCAGCAATCGGCGACCCCGACCGTGCAGCAGCCAAGCGCGCCTTCGACGCGATGATGACGATGGGCAAGATCGACATCGCCGCGATCGAAGCGGCACGGCGGGGCTAA
- a CDS encoding ArsR/SmtB family transcription factor codes for MDNNAIALDAIFHALADPTRRAVVHRLGSGPATVSELAEPFDMALPSFMKHVRVLEMTGLIRSSKSGRIRTCVLEQEKLDAAERWFADQRATWASRYRNLDNLLEELKGEGDER; via the coding sequence ATGGATAACAATGCAATTGCGCTAGACGCGATCTTTCATGCGCTTGCAGACCCGACGCGCAGGGCTGTTGTTCATCGGCTCGGTAGCGGGCCCGCAACGGTGAGTGAGCTGGCAGAGCCATTCGACATGGCCCTGCCGTCGTTCATGAAACACGTGCGGGTACTGGAAATGACCGGGTTGATCCGTTCCAGCAAGAGCGGCCGAATCCGGACGTGCGTGCTTGAACAAGAGAAGCTGGATGCCGCAGAGCGCTGGTTTGCTGACCAGCGCGCGACCTGGGCAAGCCGGTATCGCAACCTGGACAACCTCTTAGAAGAGCTGAAGGGAGAAGGTGATGAACGCTAA
- a CDS encoding SRPBCC domain-containing protein — protein MNAKLQFDFLVDKEKSRITVKKAFAAKRQLVWDCHTKPELLDRWFAPKPLTTKTKHMEFKAGGYWHYGMTTPDGQTFWSRLDYQSINPIDGYTALDGFSDETGVVNPDMPRARWDVTFTEAKETTLVTTVVVYNSPEDVQKVIDMGLKDGMTSTLERLDELLLVIGAAEA, from the coding sequence ATGAACGCTAAGCTTCAATTCGATTTTCTCGTCGACAAGGAAAAGAGCCGCATCACCGTGAAGAAGGCATTCGCGGCGAAGCGCCAGCTCGTGTGGGATTGCCACACGAAGCCTGAATTGCTCGATCGATGGTTTGCACCCAAGCCCTTGACCACCAAGACCAAGCACATGGAGTTCAAGGCTGGAGGCTATTGGCACTACGGCATGACCACCCCTGACGGCCAGACGTTCTGGAGCCGCCTGGACTATCAATCCATCAACCCGATCGACGGCTACACGGCCCTGGACGGTTTCAGCGACGAGACCGGCGTTGTGAATCCGGACATGCCCAGGGCGCGTTGGGATGTCACCTTCACCGAAGCAAAGGAAACGACGCTGGTGACGACTGTTGTGGTCTATAACTCGCCGGAAGATGTGCAGAAGGTCATCGACATGGGGTTGAAGGACGGCATGACCTCCACCCTTGAGCGACTCGACGAGCTTCTGCTGGTCATCGGTGCAGCAGAGGCCTAG
- a CDS encoding class I SAM-dependent methyltransferase: MHQPDMTPLADMAVYEDADFYDQEFANRAHDASFFIEQAKQADGPVLEVACGTGRITLPIARAGVDVTGLDVMRSMLDRARQKSQAEGLDVTWLEQDCRAIQSERRFSLIFSATNAMQHLHDLDSVSAFLGSAKRVLAPGGTLILDVFNPDIRKLARSADTRYLHKSMVDAEGREIRVEATSHYDTASQILRFELYYLRHGECIRTKQVSMRCFFPEELLALCRLNGFDVARRLGGYDRSPFTTHSPKQILFCRAA; the protein is encoded by the coding sequence ATGCATCAACCTGACATGACGCCGCTTGCCGACATGGCCGTCTACGAAGACGCCGATTTCTACGATCAGGAATTCGCCAACCGAGCGCACGACGCCAGCTTCTTCATCGAGCAGGCCAAACAGGCCGATGGCCCCGTACTGGAAGTGGCCTGCGGCACTGGCCGCATCACGCTGCCCATTGCGCGAGCCGGCGTTGACGTCACGGGGCTGGACGTCATGCGATCCATGCTGGATCGGGCACGCCAGAAATCGCAGGCCGAAGGGCTGGATGTGACCTGGCTTGAGCAGGACTGCCGGGCGATCCAGTCAGAACGGCGCTTCTCGCTGATCTTCTCGGCCACCAATGCCATGCAGCATCTGCACGACCTGGATTCGGTCAGCGCGTTTCTGGGTTCCGCAAAGCGCGTGCTGGCGCCGGGCGGCACGCTGATCCTCGATGTGTTCAATCCGGACATCCGCAAGCTGGCACGGTCGGCCGATACCCGCTATCTGCACAAGTCGATGGTTGACGCCGAGGGAAGGGAAATCCGCGTCGAGGCGACTTCGCACTACGACACGGCCAGCCAGATCCTGAGATTCGAGCTCTATTACCTGCGTCACGGCGAATGCATCCGGACCAAACAGGTCAGCATGCGCTGCTTTTTCCCGGAAGAGCTGCTGGCGCTGTGCCGGCTCAACGGATTCGACGTCGCTCGGCGTTTGGGAGGCTACGACAGGTCGCCGTTTACAACGCACTCGCCCAAGCAGATTCTGTTCTGCCGTGCCGCCTGA
- a CDS encoding radical SAM protein has translation MIEKKLYHVTVLSNFARAFDKYSHCYAKARIPESTYPDRFYLLERGDLDIGYQKASQLLEKLAIPGNRLILLETQVDPALIQENTATGRGVFIHADHIRLSALYDLEPKDGGMAWRRTVIEDMTAASLRLLSGQFQEFATLRPRTLSILPIAQGCQAKCAFCFSKASISSDQAAYRPDWDTLGAWLDKAAAHGAERAVITGGGEPTLLPFVHLEKLIACCAERFSKVVLISNGHAFATLAQAERIARLRALHDAGLSVLSLSRHHFDAQHNERIMKLRTPIEALVGTWREHRHLWPNLRLRFICVLQDGGVEDEETLERYLTWAADQGVEEICFKELYVSTSTESMYFDRAANDWSRHHQIPLSLVTSFAAREGFSVEHRLPWGAPVFAGKWAGRPMRIAAYTEPSLYWERSHGIARSWNVMADGRCFASLEDRASELTLGTPT, from the coding sequence ATGATCGAGAAGAAGCTCTATCACGTGACCGTGCTGTCCAACTTCGCACGGGCATTCGACAAGTACTCGCATTGCTATGCGAAGGCCCGCATTCCTGAAAGCACCTATCCCGACCGCTTCTATCTGCTGGAGCGTGGCGACCTCGACATCGGGTACCAGAAGGCTTCGCAGTTGCTTGAGAAGCTGGCAATTCCTGGCAACCGGTTGATCTTGCTGGAAACCCAGGTCGATCCGGCGCTCATCCAGGAAAACACGGCCACCGGACGCGGGGTCTTCATTCACGCAGACCACATCAGGCTCAGCGCACTGTATGACCTGGAGCCCAAGGACGGCGGCATGGCATGGCGCCGCACGGTGATCGAGGACATGACGGCAGCGTCGCTGCGACTGTTGAGCGGGCAGTTTCAAGAATTTGCGACACTGCGGCCGCGCACCCTGTCCATCCTGCCCATTGCGCAGGGTTGCCAGGCCAAGTGTGCATTCTGCTTTTCCAAGGCGTCGATCTCCAGCGACCAGGCGGCATACCGGCCGGACTGGGACACGCTTGGCGCATGGCTGGACAAGGCGGCTGCGCATGGCGCTGAGCGTGCCGTGATCACCGGTGGCGGCGAACCAACGCTGCTGCCTTTTGTACACCTGGAAAAACTCATTGCCTGCTGCGCGGAGCGATTCAGCAAGGTGGTGCTGATCTCCAACGGGCACGCGTTTGCGACGCTAGCGCAAGCCGAGCGAATCGCGCGCTTGCGCGCCCTGCACGACGCGGGGCTCAGCGTGCTGTCCCTCTCTCGCCATCACTTCGATGCGCAGCACAACGAACGCATCATGAAGCTGCGCACGCCAATCGAAGCACTGGTTGGCACCTGGCGCGAGCATCGCCACCTGTGGCCAAATCTGCGCTTGCGGTTCATCTGCGTTCTGCAGGATGGCGGGGTAGAAGATGAAGAGACGCTCGAGCGCTATCTGACCTGGGCGGCAGACCAGGGCGTTGAAGAGATCTGCTTCAAGGAGCTCTACGTTTCAACCAGCACGGAATCGATGTACTTCGATCGCGCGGCAAACGATTGGAGTCGGCATCACCAGATACCGCTTTCGCTTGTGACCAGCTTCGCTGCACGCGAAGGTTTTTCGGTTGAACATCGGCTGCCGTGGGGCGCGCCGGTCTTCGCCGGCAAATGGGCTGGCCGACCGATGCGCATTGCCGCTTATACCGAACCAAGCCTGTACTGGGAACGCTCGCATGGCATTGCCCGAAGCTGGAACGTGATGGCTGACGGCCGCTGCTTTGCATCACTGGAAGACCGCGCGAGCGAACTCACCCTAGGGACCCCGACATGA